From a single Candoia aspera isolate rCanAsp1 chromosome 2, rCanAsp1.hap2, whole genome shotgun sequence genomic region:
- the STARD6 gene encoding stAR-related lipid transfer protein 6, translating into MDISSDKLFPFVYLPEYRSKWDKSLQSYKLVRTIDQDTFIYHSITHSYGFGLISPRDFVYMLHVKKYDGKLMTTNSISVNHPDFPPTPAYVRGTTFSSGYACLPLPENPQQSKFTVIIQVDMGGLLKRSVIDSVMPLSLINFVTDCKAGFKMLKERER; encoded by the exons ATGGACATCTCGTCTGACAAATTATTCCCTTTTGTTTACCTGCCTGAGTATCGCAGCAAGTGGGACAAATCGTTACAGTCATACAAACTTGTAAGAACAATTGACCAG GACACTTTCATTTATCACAGTATAACCCACAGTTACGGCTTTGGACTGATTTCACCAAGAGATTTTGTCTACATGTTGCATGTAAAGAAATATGATGGAAAATTAATGACAACGAACA GTATCAGTGTGAATCATCCAGATTTCCCTCCAACTCCAGCTTATGTTCGGGGCACTACTTTCTCTTCTGGCTATGCCTGTCTTCCACTACCAGA GAATCCACAGCAAAGCAAATTTACCGTGATCATCCAGGTGGACATGGGAGGCCTGCTAAAGCGTTCGGTGATCGATTCCGTTATGCCCTTGAGCCTCATAAACTTCGTGACAGATTGCAAAGCTGGATTTAAAATGCTAAAGGAAAGAGAGAGGTAA